The following proteins come from a genomic window of Desulfocurvibacter africanus subsp. africanus DSM 2603:
- a CDS encoding GNAT family N-acetyltransferase has translation MPTYTFRWITSVAEVSKPTWDALALPLKTPFLEWEWLRLLEDSGSALPSTGWLPMHLTVWQEDALVAAAPLYAKRHSEGEFVFDHPWVDVAQRMGLRYYPKLVGMSPFTPTGTYRFLVTRDQDEIALTKAMLGEIESHCLELGFSGCHFHYVDPAWRKLIMPAGYSCWTHQSFTWRNRGYTDLDDYLNRFSRNQRRNVHRERQAMDRDGIRVRMLEGREIPEKLYARMYGYYLETNEKFGPWGCRYLTEEFFRLLPARFGERVAMCVADKPADSPEPLGMGLFIVKDGNLYGRYWGGVEGQRYLHFNVCYYEPMAWAIAKGLSTFDPGIGGYHKVRRGFVCVPNYSLHKFFDPRLRRIMEMHMDEINFMERQQILEINKELPFVRRR, from the coding sequence ATGCCCACGTATACCTTTCGCTGGATAACCTCCGTGGCCGAAGTCTCCAAACCGACGTGGGATGCCCTGGCCTTGCCCCTCAAGACGCCCTTTCTGGAGTGGGAATGGCTCAGACTGCTGGAGGACTCGGGCAGCGCCCTGCCCTCCACGGGCTGGCTGCCCATGCACCTGACGGTCTGGCAAGAAGATGCGCTTGTGGCGGCAGCGCCGCTCTACGCCAAGCGCCACAGCGAAGGGGAATTCGTTTTCGATCATCCTTGGGTGGACGTGGCCCAGCGCATGGGCCTGCGTTACTACCCCAAGCTGGTGGGCATGAGCCCGTTCACGCCCACGGGTACGTATCGTTTCCTCGTGACGCGGGATCAGGACGAAATTGCCTTGACCAAGGCCATGCTCGGGGAGATCGAAAGCCATTGCCTAGAGCTGGGGTTCTCAGGTTGCCACTTCCACTACGTGGATCCAGCATGGCGCAAGCTTATCATGCCCGCCGGCTACTCCTGCTGGACACATCAAAGTTTTACCTGGCGCAATCGCGGTTACACGGACCTGGACGATTATCTGAACCGTTTCAGCCGCAACCAGCGGCGCAATGTCCACCGCGAACGCCAAGCCATGGATCGCGACGGTATTCGGGTGCGTATGCTTGAAGGGCGGGAGATTCCTGAAAAGCTCTATGCGCGTATGTACGGTTATTACTTGGAAACCAACGAAAAATTTGGCCCTTGGGGGTGCAGGTATCTCACAGAAGAGTTTTTTCGGCTGCTGCCCGCACGCTTCGGCGAGCGTGTGGCCATGTGCGTGGCCGATAAGCCTGCGGACAGCCCCGAGCCCTTGGGCATGGGCCTGTTCATCGTTAAGGACGGCAATCTCTATGGCCGCTATTGGGGCGGGGTGGAAGGGCAGCGTTACCTGCATTTCAATGTCTGCTACTACGAGCCCATGGCTTGGGCCATCGCCAAAGGCTTGAGCACCTTCGATCCCGGCATCGGCGGCTATCACAAGGTCCGCCGAGGGTTTGTCTGCGTCCCCAACTACAGTCTGCACAAGTTCTTCGATCCGCGCCTGCGCAGGATCATGGAAATGCACATGGACGAAATCAACTTCATGGAAAGGCAACAAATTCTGGAGATCAACAAAGAGTTGCCTTTCGTGCGCCGCCGCTGA
- the ppsA gene encoding phosphoenolpyruvate synthase → MADTYIEWFENLTNQDVPSVGGKNASLGEMIRALKEKGIAVPDGFATTAKAYRRFIADNNLGEEIRQRIQDLKDGRKPLDKVGREIRRLIRQGTIPAEIGDQIVQAYRELCKRFEKDEVDVAVRSSATAEDLPDASFAGQQETFLNVRGDHDVLEAVKNCYASLFTDRAISYRTEKNFDHLQIALSAGVQKMVRSDRASSGVMFSVDTETGFPDVVVINAAWGLGENVVQGTVTPDEYRAFKPLLNDATCKPIIEKSLGEKEKKMIYATGGSKTTKNVETTQKERESFVLSDEEVLRLSRWAKLIEEHYGRAMDMEWAKDGDSGELFIVQARPETVQSQKTAATMKSYSLKEHGERLAEGLAIGEAIATGKVQKIRNAENIGRFEEGSILITEMTDPDWVPIMKKAAGIVTEHGGRTSHAAIVSRELGIPAIVGATHVLDRLEDGQEVTMSCAEGDTGYVYKGKLDFDAQDIDLSDIPRTRTQIMMNIAEPAAAFRWWRLPCAGIGLARMEFIINNAIKCHPMALIEYDRLEDEEAKQRIADITRGYEDKSEFFTQQLARGIAKIGASQYPNPVIVRMSDFKTNEYAELIGGQAYEPKEANPMLGFRGASRYYSDAYRPGFALECEAIRRVREEIGLDNVVVMIPFCRSPAEADKVLEVMASYGLRRGENGLQVYVMAEIPSNIILAEQFSERFDGFSIGSNDLTQLVLGVDRDSAQLSKLFDEQDEAVTTMIEMLIQKAHRKKRKVGICGQAPSDHPEFAAFLVRAGIDSISLNPDSVIKVTRRVAEVEREMGRMRKSA, encoded by the coding sequence ATGGCCGACACATATATCGAATGGTTCGAGAACCTGACCAACCAGGACGTGCCCAGCGTAGGCGGCAAGAACGCCTCTCTGGGAGAGATGATCCGCGCGCTTAAGGAAAAGGGAATCGCCGTGCCAGACGGCTTCGCCACCACGGCCAAGGCCTACCGCCGCTTCATTGCCGACAACAACCTGGGAGAGGAGATTCGCCAACGTATCCAGGATCTCAAGGATGGCAGAAAGCCTTTGGACAAGGTCGGACGTGAAATCCGCCGGCTCATCCGCCAGGGAACCATCCCGGCTGAAATTGGTGATCAGATCGTCCAGGCCTATCGTGAACTCTGCAAGCGATTCGAAAAGGACGAGGTTGATGTTGCCGTGCGCTCCAGCGCCACGGCCGAGGACCTGCCGGACGCGAGCTTCGCGGGTCAGCAGGAGACTTTTCTCAACGTCAGGGGCGATCACGATGTGCTAGAGGCGGTCAAGAATTGCTACGCCTCGCTCTTCACCGACCGCGCCATCAGCTATCGCACCGAGAAGAATTTCGACCACCTGCAGATCGCCCTCTCGGCCGGCGTGCAGAAGATGGTCCGCTCGGACAGGGCCAGTTCCGGGGTCATGTTCTCCGTCGACACTGAAACCGGCTTCCCGGATGTGGTGGTCATCAACGCCGCCTGGGGCCTCGGCGAGAACGTGGTCCAGGGCACGGTGACTCCGGACGAATACCGGGCCTTCAAGCCGCTTTTGAATGATGCCACCTGCAAGCCGATCATCGAGAAGAGCCTGGGAGAAAAAGAAAAGAAGATGATCTACGCCACAGGAGGCAGCAAAACCACCAAGAATGTGGAAACCACCCAGAAGGAGAGGGAATCTTTTGTGCTCAGCGATGAGGAGGTCTTGCGTCTGTCGCGCTGGGCCAAACTGATCGAAGAGCACTATGGCCGAGCCATGGACATGGAGTGGGCCAAGGACGGCGACAGTGGTGAGCTGTTCATCGTCCAGGCCAGACCCGAAACCGTGCAATCCCAGAAGACCGCGGCGACGATGAAATCCTACTCGCTCAAGGAACATGGCGAGCGACTGGCTGAAGGACTGGCAATCGGCGAGGCCATCGCCACGGGCAAGGTACAGAAAATCAGAAATGCCGAGAACATCGGCCGGTTCGAGGAAGGTAGTATCCTGATCACGGAGATGACCGACCCGGACTGGGTGCCCATCATGAAGAAGGCCGCGGGCATTGTCACCGAACACGGCGGCCGCACGAGCCATGCGGCCATCGTCAGCCGCGAGTTGGGCATTCCGGCCATCGTGGGCGCCACGCACGTCCTGGACCGCCTGGAGGACGGGCAGGAGGTGACCATGTCCTGCGCCGAGGGCGACACGGGTTATGTCTACAAGGGCAAGCTGGACTTCGATGCCCAGGACATCGACCTGAGCGACATTCCCAGGACCAGGACGCAGATCATGATGAACATAGCCGAGCCGGCCGCGGCTTTTCGCTGGTGGCGTCTGCCCTGCGCGGGCATCGGCTTGGCGCGCATGGAATTCATCATAAACAACGCCATTAAATGCCATCCGATGGCTCTCATCGAATATGACAGGCTTGAGGACGAGGAAGCCAAACAGCGTATCGCCGATATCACCCGAGGCTACGAGGACAAGTCCGAGTTCTTTACGCAGCAGCTTGCGCGAGGCATTGCCAAGATCGGGGCATCTCAGTACCCGAATCCTGTCATCGTGCGCATGTCGGACTTCAAGACCAATGAATATGCCGAACTCATCGGCGGACAGGCCTACGAGCCGAAAGAAGCCAACCCGATGCTCGGCTTTCGCGGAGCCAGCCGCTACTACAGCGACGCGTATCGGCCCGGTTTCGCCCTGGAGTGCGAGGCCATACGGCGCGTGCGCGAGGAGATAGGCCTGGACAACGTGGTGGTCATGATCCCCTTCTGCCGCAGCCCCGCGGAAGCGGATAAGGTCCTGGAGGTCATGGCTTCCTACGGCTTGCGCCGGGGCGAGAACGGACTGCAGGTTTACGTCATGGCCGAGATTCCTTCCAACATCATCCTGGCCGAGCAGTTCTCGGAGCGTTTCGACGGCTTTTCCATCGGCTCCAACGACTTGACGCAGCTCGTGCTCGGTGTGGACCGCGATTCGGCCCAGTTGTCGAAACTTTTCGATGAGCAGGACGAGGCCGTCACGACCATGATCGAGATGCTCATTCAAAAAGCGCATAGAAAAAAGCGCAAGGTGGGCATCTGCGGCCAGGCCCCGAGCGACCACCCGGAATTCGCGGCCTTTCTGGTCCGAGCTGGCATAGATTCCATCTCACTTAATCCTGACAGCGTCATCAAGGTTACCCGGCGGGTAGCCGAGGTGGAGCGGGAGATGGGACGCATGCGTAAATCTGCTTGA
- a CDS encoding SDR family oxidoreductase gives MGQEKEGEFPPQKQEKQPGTRQEMEPKPKTVGEGYKAAGKLEGKVAIITGGDSGIGRATAIHFAKEGADVCIAYLDEHEDARETKQLVEKTGRKCMLIAGDVSGEPFCKQIVDKTLQTFGRLDVLVNHAGVQYPQEKLEDISADQLEKTFRVNIFAYFYLTKAALPYLKEGASIINTTSITAYRGHPILIDYASTKSAIVGFTRSLALNLAEKGIRVNAVAPGPIWTPLIPSSFSPEHTAKHGQSTPMSRAGQPEEVAPTYVYLASRDSSYVTGQVLHVNGGMIVNG, from the coding sequence ATGGGCCAGGAGAAGGAAGGCGAATTTCCGCCCCAGAAACAGGAGAAACAGCCTGGAACCCGGCAGGAAATGGAGCCAAAGCCCAAAACCGTGGGCGAAGGCTATAAGGCCGCGGGCAAGCTTGAAGGCAAGGTGGCCATCATCACCGGCGGCGACAGCGGCATCGGTCGCGCCACGGCCATCCATTTTGCCAAGGAAGGCGCGGACGTGTGCATCGCCTATCTGGACGAGCACGAGGACGCCAGGGAGACCAAGCAGCTTGTGGAGAAAACAGGCCGCAAATGCATGCTCATCGCCGGCGATGTCAGCGGCGAACCATTTTGCAAACAGATCGTGGACAAGACGCTGCAGACTTTCGGCCGGCTGGACGTGCTCGTCAATCATGCCGGCGTGCAGTATCCGCAGGAAAAGCTGGAGGACATCAGCGCCGATCAGTTGGAGAAAACCTTCCGGGTGAACATCTTCGCCTATTTCTATCTTACCAAGGCGGCTCTGCCTTACCTCAAGGAAGGCGCGTCGATCATCAACACGACCTCCATCACGGCCTACCGTGGCCATCCCATCCTCATCGACTACGCCTCCACCAAAAGCGCAATCGTCGGCTTCACACGCTCCCTTGCCCTCAATCTGGCTGAAAAGGGCATTCGCGTGAACGCCGTGGCGCCAGGACCTATCTGGACACCGCTTATCCCGAGCAGCTTCAGCCCGGAGCACACGGCCAAGCACGGCCAGAGCACTCCCATGAGTAGGGCCGGCCAGCCCGAGGAAGTCGCCCCGACCTATGTTTACCTTGCCAGCCGGGATTCCTCGTATGTCACAGGCCAGGTGCTGCATGTGAACGGCGGCATGATCGTCAACGGCTGA